In a single window of the Verrucomicrobiota bacterium genome:
- a CDS encoding SEL1-like repeat protein has translation MNPAAAIRILLLASVLPVPAFGQVAATINVNTTVVPTRAAVLSGGRWNNSFLPRQPVLSHPMGGPALGPNYAAAGRNASGLVTVAPAPGAPAALATRVPQPVVPARPAAATPAPGSKLPPLAQVLAPPAPAPAPRQASQSAQVARRVVEVQKARAKEGSPEAQFDLGVRYMNGDGVLPDLERARHWLTEAALSGHAAAARKLAELDALPR, from the coding sequence ATGAATCCCGCGGCGGCCATTCGCATCTTGCTGCTCGCCTCCGTGCTGCCCGTCCCGGCGTTCGGTCAGGTCGCGGCGACCATCAACGTCAACACCACGGTGGTGCCCACGCGCGCGGCGGTGCTCAGTGGCGGGCGGTGGAACAACTCCTTCCTTCCGCGCCAGCCGGTGCTCTCCCATCCAATGGGTGGTCCCGCGCTCGGGCCGAACTATGCCGCCGCGGGCCGGAACGCCTCCGGGCTCGTGACCGTGGCGCCCGCGCCCGGCGCTCCCGCAGCGCTGGCGACGCGGGTGCCGCAGCCGGTTGTCCCCGCGCGTCCCGCGGCTGCGACTCCCGCGCCCGGTTCGAAGCTGCCGCCGCTTGCACAGGTGCTTGCACCGCCCGCGCCCGCGCCTGCGCCGCGCCAGGCATCCCAAAGCGCGCAAGTCGCGCGCCGGGTCGTCGAGGTGCAGAAGGCCCGGGCGAAGGAAGGTTCGCCGGAGGCGCAATTCGACCTCGGCGTCCGTTACATGAACGGCGACGGCGTGCTGCCGGACCTCGAACGCGCGCGTCATTGGCTCACGGAAGCCGCGCTCAGCGGCCACGCCGCCGCCGCGCGAAAACTCGCGGAACTCGACGCGTTGCCGCGCTGA
- a CDS encoding lipid A biosynthesis acyltransferase, protein MDWLHDLVFFDGKFLGITWSVWKVVGWLGNAVFAARFFVQWRATEKKKQVVVPVAFWWLSLVGSLLLFLYALVGKRDSVFIFAYAFTWIPYVRNLVIHHRHLDEHVACANCGTDCPPSANFCAHCGANVKRG, encoded by the coding sequence ATGGACTGGCTGCACGACCTGGTGTTCTTCGACGGGAAGTTCCTCGGCATCACGTGGTCGGTGTGGAAGGTCGTGGGGTGGCTCGGCAACGCGGTCTTTGCGGCGCGCTTCTTCGTGCAATGGCGCGCGACGGAAAAGAAAAAGCAGGTGGTGGTGCCGGTCGCGTTTTGGTGGCTGAGCCTCGTGGGTTCGCTGCTGCTCTTCCTCTATGCGCTCGTCGGCAAGCGCGACTCGGTGTTCATCTTCGCCTACGCGTTCACGTGGATTCCCTACGTGCGCAACCTCGTCATCCATCACCGGCACCTCGACGAGCACGTGGCCTGCGCGAACTGCGGCACGGACTGCCCGCCCTCGGCGAACTTCTGCGCCCACTGCGGCGCGAACGTGAAGCGTGGGTGA